In a genomic window of Lathamus discolor isolate bLatDis1 chromosome 4, bLatDis1.hap1, whole genome shotgun sequence:
- the PRSS23 gene encoding serine protease 23, whose product MAGLSALILLLCAAKDVMPSSSHWKPTWPSYRVPVILPQYTLNLDKPQFDAEARLEVVSPCGPACHKSSPLPTYEEVKNYLSYETLYANGSLTETEVGIYILSNSGDGSQGKSRTKRQIYGYDSRFSIFGKDFLLNYPFSTSVKLSTGCTGTLVAEKHVLTAAHCIHDGKSYVKGAQKLRVGFLKPKLKDGSKGGNITNSAMPEKMKFQWIRVKRTHVPKGWIKGNANDIGMDYDYALLELKKPHKRKFMKIGVSPPARHLPGGRIHFSGYDNDRPGNLVYRFCDVKDETYDLLYQQCDAQPGASGSGVYVRMWKRQDHKWERKIIGIFSGHQWVDMNGTPQDFNVAVRITPLKYAQICYWIKGNYLDCREG is encoded by the coding sequence ATGGCAGGCTTGTCCGCTTTAATCCTCCTTTTGTGTGCTGCTAAAGATGTGATGCCCTCTAGTTCTCACTGGAAGCCAACTTGGCCATCTTACAGAGTTCCAGTTATCCTGCCACAGTATACCCTTAACTTGGACAAACCACAGTTTGATGCTGAAGCCAGACTGGAAGTGGTATCTCCGTGTGGCCCAGCATGCCACAAAAGTTCTCCTCTGCCAACTTATGAAGAAGTAAAGAACTACCTGTCCTATGAAACCTTATATGCTAATGGTAGTCTCACTGAAACAGAGGTGGGCATATATATTCTGAGCAACAGTGGTGATGGGTCTCAAGGCAAATCTCGAACTAAGAGGCAGATCTATGGCTATGACAGCAGGTTTAGCATTTTTGGGAAAGACTTCTTGTTGAACTACCCATTCTCCACATCGGTGAAGCTATCTACAGGTTGCACGGGCACACTTGTGGCTGAAAAGCATGTTCTTACTGCAGCTCATTGCATCCATGATGGGAAGAGTTATGTCAAAGGCGCTCAGAAACTGCGGGTGGGGTTCCTAAAGCCCAAACTGAAAGATGGCAGCAAAGGAGGCAATATCACCAACTCAGCAATGcctgagaaaatgaaattcCAGTGGATCCGAGTGAAACGGACACATGTCCCCAAAGGCTGGATCAAAGGCAATGCCAATGACATTGGTATGGATTATGACTATGCCTTGCTGGAGCTGAAGAAGCCTCATAAAAGAAAGTTTATGAAGATAGGTGTGAGCCCACCAGCAAGACACTTGCCTGGAGGGAGGATTCACTTCTCTGGCTATGACAATGATCGCCCAGGAAACCTGGTTTACCGCTTCTGTGATGTCAAAGATGAAACATATGACCTGTTATACCAGCAGTGCGATGCCCAGCCGGGTGCCAGTGGGTCTGGGGTGTACGTGAGGATGTGGAAGAGGCAGGACCACAAATGGGAGCGTAAAATTATTGGCATATTTTCAGGCCATCAGTGGGTGGACATGAATGGCACCCCACAGGATTTCAATGTAGCTGTTCGCATCACCCCCCTCAAATATGCACAGATCTGTTACTGGATCAAAGGCAACTACCTTGACTGCAGGGAAGGATAA